A stretch of the Medicago truncatula cultivar Jemalong A17 chromosome 5, MtrunA17r5.0-ANR, whole genome shotgun sequence genome encodes the following:
- the LOC11425352 gene encoding 60S ribosomal protein L26-1: MKFNPRVSSSRRKSRKAHFTAPSSVRRVLMSAPLSGDLRSKYNVRSLPVRKDDEVQVVRGTFKGREGKVVQVYRRKWVIHIERITREKVNGQTVNVGVDPSKVVITKIRLDKDRKSLLDRKAKGRAAADKEKGTKFAPEDIMQNVD; the protein is encoded by the coding sequence ATGAAGTTCAACCCTAGAGTTTCAAGCAGCCGTCGCAAGAGCCGCAAGGCTCATTTCACCGCCCCATCAAGCGTCCGTCGTGTGTTGATGAGCGCACCTCTTTCCGGTGACCTCCGTTCAAAGTACAACGTGCGTTCTCTTCCCGTTCGCAAAGATGATGAAGTGCAGGTTGTGAGAGGAACCTTCAAGGGACGTGAAGGGAAGGTTGTGCAAGTTTATCGCAGGAAATGGGTGATTCATATTGAGAGGATTACACGTGAGAAGGTGAATGGTCAAACTGTGAATGTTGGTGttgatccttcaaaggttgTGATTACTAAGATTCGTTTGGACAAGGATAGGAAAAGCTTGCTTGATCGTAAGGCGAAGGGTCGTGCTGCTGCTGATAAGGAAAAGGGTACCAAGTTTGCTCCTGAAGACATTATGCAAAACGTTGATTAA
- the LOC11421109 gene encoding BTB/POZ domain-containing protein At3g49900, with product MKGWNQIGVIETIYEEEREFSTTSSSPSLSPSSPPSLYSIVNAWSIDSGCETDVLIRVEGTCFRLHKERFISRSSYLKRHLTSLSDFTLSPPLNITASSFTTVAEFCYNRKIHLTPTNIAAVITTAELLGMKEGDINLRDVAESYFQRIVCMEGLTVLRSCMALFPEAETTASLGSRCLEALIWENDDVDDSVLDFIVEMQLRDFQMVVCSLNGRLVNHDVLYKLVDLYLKENKHGKVTEEQKTEICNSIDCTKLSPRTLVECVQNPIMPLRFIVRAILVEHLTTRRSITEAATTTTTTTTTTNARQHVEVQRTSLREFLQLDTTLRQNAQLKEAMNSTYSRIQSLEKELSCMKKFLQDHQAEDEKEKEKEKEKEQSNSVLNSERSASFHFVPVDENSKIQRGGRGSISSSGFVLDNMIKKNNESVRYKYNVDSSLGSCHEESVTPTKSGTSFRHRFITGLKNTFKISNSSSNLKDHQ from the exons ATGAAGGGTTGGAACCAAATTGGTGTCATTGAAACCATTTACGAGGAAGAACGTGAATTCTCCAccacttcttcttctccttcactTTCACCTTCTTCTCCTCCATCACTTTACTCCATAGTAAATGCTTG GTCCATCGATTCTGGATGTGAAACAGATGTTTTGATACGTGTAGAAGGAACCTGTTTTCGTCTCCATAAG GAACGTTTCATATCACGAAGCTCATATCTAAAACGCCACCTAACATCCCTCTCCGACTTCACACTCTCCCCACCATTAAACATAACGGCTTCATCATTCACAACCGTTGCAGAATTTTGTTACAACCGTAAAATCCATTTAACACCAACAAACATTGCAGCCGTTATAACGACAGCAGAGTTACTAGGAATGAAAGAAGGTGACATTAATCTACGTGACGTGGCAGAATCTTATTTTCAAAGAATTGTTTGCATGGAAGGGTTAACGGTTCTTCGTTCGTGCATGGCTTTGTTTCCTGAAGCCGAAACCACGGCGTCTCTTGGTAGTAGATGTCTTGAAGCATTGATTTGGGAAAACGATGATGTTGATGATAGTGTTTTGGATTTCATTGTGGAAATGCAGCTGAGAGATTTTCAAATGGTTGTTTGTTCGTTGAATGGAAGGTTGGTCAACCATGATGTTTTGTACAAGTTGGTCGATCTTTATCTCAAG GAAAACAAGCATGGCAAAGTAACAGAAgaacaaaaaacagaaatatGCAATTCAATAGATTGTACTAAGCTCTCACCTCGTACCCTAGTCGAATGTGTTCAAAACCCCATAATGCCACTAAGATTCATCGTTCGAGCAATTCTTGTTGAACACCTCACCACTCGCCGCTCAATCACCGAAGCAGcaactactactactactactactactaccaCTAATGCTCGACAACATGTAGAAGTACAACGAACCTCACTTAGAGAATTTCTCCAACTCGACACCACTCTCCGCCAAAATGCACAACTTAAAGAAGCTATGAATTCAACCTACTCGCGTATTCAAAGCCTTGAGAAAGAGCTTAGTTGCATGAAGAAGTTTCTTCAGGATCATCAAGCTGAGGATGAAAAggagaaggagaaagaaaaagagaaggaaCAAAGCAATAGTGTCTTGAATTCAGAACGTTCCGCGAGTTTTCATTTTGTTCCAGTTGATGAAAACAGTAAAATACAAAGAGGTGGAAGAGGCTCTATTTCTTCCTCCGGTTTTGTGCTTGATAACATgatcaagaaaaataatgaaagtgTTAGGTACAAATATAACGTTGATTCTTCCTTAGGATCATGTCATGAAGAAAGTGTTACTCCAACAAAGAGTGGTACAAGTTTTCGCCATAGGTTCATTACTGGGCTCAAGAATACTTTCAAGATTTCAAATTCTTCATCAAATTTGAAGGATCACCAATGA
- the LOC11421836 gene encoding mitochondrial outer membrane protein porin 2 — MSKGPGLYSDIGKKAKDLLTKDYNSDQKLTVSSYSTTGVALTSTALKKGGLSTGDVAGQYKYKNTLIDVKIETASIINTTLTFTDLFPSTKTIASIKLPDYSSGKLEVQYFHDHATLTSVATLKQSPIFDVSATVGSPTLAFGAEAGYDTKSGSFTKYNTGISFTKLDSSASVIIGDKGDSIKVSYLHHLDQIKKSAAVVDITRRFSTNQNTITVGGSFAVDPLTQIKARFNNQGKVGGLLQHELFPKSVLTISGEVDTKALEKKPKFGLAIALKP, encoded by the exons ATGAGCAAGGGACCGGGTCTCTACTCCGATATCGGCAAGAAAGCCAAAG atcTTTTGACAAAGGACTATAACTCCGATCAGAAGCTTACTGTTTCATCATACAGCACCACTGGAGTT GCACTCACTTCAACTGCTTTGAAGAAAGGAGGACTCTCAACTGGGGATGTGGCAGGACAATACAAGTATAAGAACACCCTTATTGATGTCAAAATTGAGACAGCGTCAATT ATCAATACAACCCTCACATTCACTGACCTTTTTCCATCCACAAAGACGATAGCTTCAATTAAGCTGCCTGATTATAGTTCTGGCAAG TTAGAGGTTCAATACTTCCACGACCATGCTACCTTAACCTCAGTCGCTACACTGAAGCAATCCCCTATCTTTGATGTTTCTGCCACTGTTGGTTCTCCAACCCTTGCATTTGGTGCTGAGGCAGGCTATGATACTAAATCCGGTAGTTTTACTAAATACAACACTGGGATTAGTTTCACGAAATTGGATTCATCTGCATCAGTAATCAT TGGCGACAAGGGTGACAGCATTAAAGTATCATACCTCCACCATCTAGACCAAATCAAGAAGAGTGCTGCTGTTGTGGATATTACCCGAAGGTTTTCAACAAATCAGAACACTATTACGGTTGGAGGGTCTTTTGCTGTTGACCCTCTGACACAGATCAAAGCTAGGTTCAACAATCAAGGAAAGGTTGGGGGACTCCTACAGCACGAGCTCTTCCCAAAGTCAGTGCTGACTATTTCTGGTGAGGTCGATACCAAGGCCCTGGAGAAAAAACCCAAGTTTGGGTTGGCCATTGCTCTCAAACCTTGA